A portion of the Deinococcus apachensis DSM 19763 genome contains these proteins:
- a CDS encoding putative glycolipid-binding domain-containing protein, giving the protein MDVVWRSLDADEPSLEHLRLRPWTEAQGTVVGVAEGRPYTLSYGLEITGDGQPSRLRCALADGRHLDLSRSGEGEWRAAEGQPLPHLRGCTDVDIRATPLTNTLPIRRLDLSIGGTGDLRAAWVDVPSLEVRVARQRYTRTGDTTYRYQDLDSGYSNEITVDRSGLVTLSPAPLNA; this is encoded by the coding sequence GTGGACGTGGTGTGGCGCAGCCTCGACGCCGACGAACCCAGCCTGGAACACCTGCGCCTCAGGCCGTGGACGGAGGCGCAGGGAACGGTGGTGGGGGTTGCGGAGGGGCGGCCCTACACCCTGTCCTACGGGTTGGAGATCACGGGGGACGGCCAGCCCTCCCGTCTCCGCTGCGCCCTGGCGGACGGGCGGCACCTGGACCTTTCCCGCTCGGGCGAGGGGGAATGGAGGGCGGCCGAGGGGCAGCCGCTCCCGCATCTGCGGGGCTGCACCGACGTGGATATCCGCGCCACGCCCTTGACGAACACGCTGCCCATCCGCCGCCTTGACCTGAGTATCGGCGGAACTGGGGACTTGCGGGCAGCCTGGGTGGACGTGCCCTCTCTGGAAGTGCGCGTCGCCCGCCAGCGCTACACGCGAACGGGCGACACCACCTACCGTTACCAGGACCTGGACAGCGGCTACAGCAACGAGATCACGGTGGACCGCTCCGGGCTCGTGACCCTCTCCCCGGCGCCTTTGAACGCCTGA